The genomic stretch ttgggtaggaaaaaaaatttggtacgaaaaaaaatttgggtacgagcaacaatttgggtacgaaaaaaaatgggtacgaaaaagttgggtacgaaaaatgtagggtacgaacaaaacattgggggtacggggatgcagtacccgtgggaaacttgatccattcagcgaaactgggaggcgggttacattttcgatcaaatataacaagaaatatctttaaaaagatattcgacgtgtattttctgtaccacttatcttaaaaaaacgttctgttacagtaaaacgtagTGGGTTTTAACATTatgtttcagcatataaattcaaaacttgacatgatctttaattacaccatgctctttaatttcacatgtatatcataccaaactttatatttcgttgtttcctttcctaagttaattatgctatgtgtacggacgtgatttcacatgcccatgtgcatgaacatataatttttctcttttgatttttgtttttttctctaattcaataagcatAGGCATGTTTGtccgttaagtacggcaataatttcatgatgattcccgaaagtaggtatgagcacatagtcgtaagagcacttgaatacgtgagttcgcccatgaacacatggtaaggttaacaaaatttccgcgatatgacctaatttgtgtttaaaacagcaaacaatatccaacaaacgaatgaattatcaaacatagtatgtgcactgttgtggctctgtaatttctgtttgaaaagtttataaaatatgcaaaatgagaaagcacgcaaaATTTTCACAGATGTCATTCGGCTATTATTCTgcttatataccatagtcgctacaacgtttacaaatggcaggttcgaaataattcgttttctttacactcatgatcgcgttgaaagttaattatacacgttttaattcgcaatttatatactgaatcacgacaaatgtcaaatacaatacagaaaatgcatagttgtttcattgatctataaacatataatggattgaatataactgatttaaaattaacgttatcaaactattattaaaacttttttctcagaatatgctgtcctatttatagctgagcttcctatacctttatcaatgataatcagcgaggtatgccaattggaaaaatcgagctatctcaatcgaaCTGGCTTAGttttttacataggtcgcaattgtggataattttttcatggtatgataattTAGACGATCTGCTTCGCAGCACCGTCAACAATGGCAATTTCTAAAACAATTTTAGTTGCAGATATTTGTTTAAAGTGAATTAATAATTAATTGGCATGTACATTggtatttattaatgtatttattgaatGTCTTAATGTGTTTCCGAAATTTTCGGATCTATTAATGCATTTTAGTAGATGTTGCtctatgttattttaataatattataaaatgataAACGTTCAGAAAGAAAGTTTAAAagtcaatttataatataggtgATTTGTTTTACATATAAACTAAATAGTCTCCTGGTGGCATGTAATAGTCTAACAAATTAACACCATTAACACTGAAACAATCGGGTTTTAGCAGTTTCATTCATTAAATGTGcattattttcagtttttttttatgtaagctgaaaatatttttatataaaacaggACCACTACTAGATCTATAACGTTTAAATTTAGTCCTAACAAATTCTTAGtgttcaaaaactttttttatttctacCAGAATGATGCAGTGTTTCTCACAGAAGAGCAAAGTCAAAGGAAGCTTTGTTGCATAACAAGTTGAGGTCAGATAATTGAGAGCATAAACCTTAAACGTTACAAACAAGATATGTTAGCGGATTCCGTTGCATATCTTACCAGGTCAACGCGGCCCATTGTTACTCGTTTGCTTCCTTGCATTTTGTAGCTGAGGCTCGGATCGTAGTGGCGGTAGTTTGGTTGCGGATCGCAGTGGCGGTAGTTTGGTTGCGGATCGTAGTGGCGGCACGTCGGATGCGGATCGTAGTGGCGGTAGTTCGAATGCTGGGCCTGGGGGAAGTTTATTAACTGTGAATAGTGAATCGTCATGTGGAGTTTACATTAAACCAATCATGCGCGTTTACCTTCAGATGGAGCCTTCATAATAGGGTAATTCACTAGTGTTACCGGTAGTATTAACCTGAAGAAACTAGCGGCTGCCCTGTCAAAGTAGAATCAGTTTCTGATGTTTACCTTAAGACAGGCAATACTTGTATAGATCTTTTTGTTGTATAAAGACATAAATTAATAATGAACGCCCACGACTAGTgtaatactttttaaaatacCATCGTGTACTTACTGAGTGGGGCGCAATCTCCACTTATGTTGGACGACTGTCCTTCAGTACAGTTTTTCAGACCTTTAGTATAAAACAGAGTAATAAAGAGTAAGTATAACGCATATTGGTGTACACTTGAATTACACGCAACAGCTGTTAAGGTCgcagtggcgtagtggatatggtgtccgccttgcgttCAATCCACATCGAGTTTGTTAGAATTTCATCAAGTTCGAAATTCAAAACACAACATAATGCTAATATATTTAGAAAGTCAGTTTCACGGGATCAGTTGCACAAGTCTTCGGGCCCTTTTTAGTCCCGATAATGCGGGAGAATGTACTTAAGTCGTTTGTGCGGAATTAAAACTCTAGGTATGTGGTTTCAAATACTAAGAAAAAACAGTAAAAACACTTGTACGCAAATTaattgtttatagtatattttattGAACTACTACTCTGTATAAGTACGAATATGTCTGGTCAAATGTGTTCAGACATTTTCAATATCTTCGTACATTATGAACGTTGCTGTTGTTTTGTTCACAGGCATACCTACATTgtatattatttatcatacaatGGATCATTTTATTCACAAAATGGTCACCATGAAGCGTATTCACATGTTTCTCGCTTCAACAACTATCTTAACAAAGCGCTCTTTTGCACAATATTGGATTTGCCTGGATTCAAATTTTAACCAATATAAAATGAAAACCAAACCTTTGTACGTACAACATTCGATGAGATCGAACTCAAAAGTTATGGGCGAGTACAAGGCAAAATCATGATACAAATTCGATAGCATTGGACTTCGTTTGGTAACTTAAGTGTTTGAGATAATTTCACCATGGTATATAACCTTATCCAGTGCACCACCGTTATGATGCGCATCAAGACATTGCTATGTTTGCGGCTTGTCTGCATCGAATAACTAGATATTCGAAATGATTAGATTTCAATACAACATGCTGTACAAAGCGAAATCAGGCTACTCACAACATCCGAACACGTCGTCTGAGTCCGGAATATTTCCGAACTGGCAGAAGCATTCTCCGACGACGGCAGACTCGCAGTTCATGCCTGGCTTACAGCAGATTAGTCCGGGAGGAAATGAACAATCAGGACCTGGGCAAAGACATCAGAAACATCGTAAATGAGTTGGCATCTTTTGCAAAACGACTTATTTTGGTACTATATCAATTCATACTTTATGTTCACATTGAATTATGATTTCGTCGTTTAAAAGTGTTCgtattttgtgttaaaaactacttaaaattgcaaaaaaaatatatttatctagAATATGAAATAGAAGAGACAAAGTAAATTTCTTTAACGATTTTCATGTCGTAATATCTAATCAGATGtttgtaaaatgtattaccgtTGTGTCTTGGTCAGTCTTGACTACAATTGAATGGTTTTCAAATACTTTTTACAAATGAATTTCGTTTAAATGAGCATAGTTAGGATATTTGCAATCAAGAAATTATATaagatttaaataatatattaaaatacattaaccTTAAGTCATTTATAGTTCTAATCTATTAAACGTTATCGTTAACGTAGGGTGTACTTGAAAATGATGTATTGCTACCTTTTCAAATGTCTGAACAGGCTTTCACAAGAAATAGCTTTTTCCTCAATGTTGAGGAGTGCGTATCTTCTGTATTCCGCATTcattatattgttaaaataataacttaaaagattcataaaaaatacatcattcagcctacttatacatacatatatcacTACATGATGATGACTTTGGCATCTCCTCGTTGTATTCGGTAAAGGCATCGGTCCCCCAAGGGCTTACTTTAGGTATCGTCTCCTCGTCGGTTTTGGTAATTGTATCGGTGCCCGAAGAGCTCGCCATAGCTGGCATCTCGTCGTCGTATTTGGTGATAGTGTCGGTGACAGAAGAGCTCGCCAAAGCTGGCATCTCGTCGACGTATTTGGTGATGGTATCGGTGCCCGAAGAGCTCTCCATAGCTGGCATCTCAACGTCGTATTTGGTAATTGTATCGTTGCCCGAAGAGCTCGTCATAGCTGGCATCTCGTCGTCGTATTTGGTGATTGTATCGGTGCCCGAAGAGCTCGCCATAGCTGGCATCTCGTCGTCGTATTTGGTGATGGTATCGGTGCCCGAAGAGCTCGCCATAGCTGGCATCTCGTCATCGTATTTGGTGATGGTATCGGTGCCCGAAGAGCTCGCGATAGCTGGCATCTCGTCGTCGTATTTGGTGATGGTATCGGTGCCCAAAGAGCTCGCAATAACTTGCATCTCAGCGTCGTATTTGGTGATGGTATCGGTGCCCGAAGAGCTCGCCATAGCTGGCATCTCGTCGTCGTATTTCGTTTTGGAATCGGTGTCCGAAGAGCTCGTCATAGCTGACATCTCGTTGTCGGATTGAGCTGGCGTCTGCTTGTCGTATTTGGTATTTGTGTCAGTGTCCCAAGAGCTTGAATAAAACTTGCTGCTGTATTCCTCCGACATTTGATTAATGTTGATGACGATTTGATACTTCGTGTCATCCGAATTTGTCCCATAGGactttgatatgtatttgatGTTCTTGTTTTCAGATTCGGTATGGGAGTCGGTCGGTTCGATACTCGATTTTGACCTGCTATTATTTCCATCACTACGTCTACGGCAGTTATCTTTCTTACCACCACGTCTTTTTGCGCCGTCATGGGCTGCCACTAAGGGTGGCTTTCTGCCAGGTGGTTCGGTGCCGTCATCGCGTGTCCCTATAGGTGGCCTTTTTCTTGGTGGTTCTGAACCGTCATTGAGTGTCCCTATGGGCGGCTTTCTGCCAGGTGGTTCTGAGTCGTCAATGCGCGTCCCTATTGGTGGCCTTCGACCAAGTTGCTTTGCGCCGGCATTGAGTTCACCTATGTGCGGCTTTATGCCAGTTGACTCAGCGCCGTCAGTGAGTGCCCCTATGGGTGGCCTTCTGCCAGGTGGCTCTGTGTCGTCATTGGGTTCCCCTATGGCCGGCTTTCTGCCAGGTTGTACAGCGCCGTCATTGAGTGTCCCTTTGGGTGGCCTTCTGCCTGGTGGCTTTGCGCCGGCATTTAGTTCTCTTAGGGGCGGTTTTATGCCGGGTGGTTCTGCGTCGTCATTAGGTGCCCCTATGACCGGCTTTCTGACAGGTGGTTCTGGGCTGGAATAAAGAGAAGTTATAGCCGGCTTTATGCCAGGTGGTTCAGTGGCGTCATTGAGTGTCCATAAGGATGACTTTATACCAGGTGGCTCAGTGGCGTCATTGAGTGCCCCTATGATCGGCTTTCCACCAGGTGGTTCTGCGCTGGCATTGAGGGACATTATTTCCGGCGCCATGTCAGGTGGCTCAGCCTCGTTATTGAATGCCCCTATGGCCGGCTTTCTTGTAGGCTGTCCTGCACTGGCATTGACTGCCCCTATTGGTGGCGATCTGCCAGATTTCTTTTCGCCGGCATTTTGTGCCGCTATGATCGGCTCTAT from Dreissena polymorpha isolate Duluth1 chromosome 10, UMN_Dpol_1.0, whole genome shotgun sequence encodes the following:
- the LOC127849148 gene encoding uncharacterized protein LOC127849148, translating into MNEQPSRDVSQQHGNDQNKWAVVPKDGLEATERKPTIGTPHDGTKPPGIKPGIMSLNTSPGPPGTKPIIGALYAGAKQPGRTPPIGVLNASVEQPTRKPTIGAPNNDAEPTGIEPATMSLNSSAGAPNIEPIIAAQNAGEKKSGRSPPIGAVNASAGQPTRKPAIGAFNNEAEPPDMAPEIMSLNASAEPPGGKPIIGALNDATEPPGIKSSLWTLNDATEPPGIKPAITSLYSSPEPPVRKPVIGAPNDDAEPPGIKPPLRELNAGAKPPGRRPPKGTLNDGAVQPGRKPAIGEPNDDTEPPGRRPPIGALTDGAESTGIKPHIGELNAGAKQLGRRPPIGTRIDDSEPPGRKPPIGTLNDGSEPPRKRPPIGTRDDGTEPPGRKPPLVAAHDGAKRRGGKKDNCRRRSDGNNSRSKSSIEPTDSHTESENKNIKYISKSYGTNSDDTKYQIVININQMSEEYSSKFYSSSWDTDTNTKYDKQTPAQSDNEMSAMTSSSDTDSKTKYDDEMPAMASSSGTDTITKYDAEMQVIASSLGTDTITKYDDEMPAIASSSGTDTITKYDDEMPAMASSSGTDTITKYDDEMPAMASSSGTDTITKYDDEMPAMTSSSGNDTITKYDVEMPAMESSSGTDTITKYVDEMPALASSSVTDTITKYDDEMPAMASSSGTDTITKTDEETIPKVSPWGTDAFTEYNEEMPKSSSCSDICPDCSFPPGLICCKPGMNCESAVVGECFCQFGNIPDSDDVFGCCLKNCTEGQSSNISGDCAPLSKPSIRTTATTIRIRRAATTIRNQTTATAIRNQTTATTIRASATKCKEANE